The DNA segment GTTAGTTTCTTCTTCTCATATTTGCATGTGTTTATCAATTCAAAGGTTGTGGATAAGAAGAACAGAGTAGAGGCAGCTCACTTTGCTCCATTTTGGAACCAAATAATAAAATGTCTACGAGAGGAAGACTACATCACTGATTTGTAAGTGCTTTAACTAAGCTGTTGTGTCTCATGATTTCTCTTAGCTTCAGCTTTCTTTATAGTTTCATCATTGTTACCAATTTTTCTCATATGAAACCATTTCCCTAGTGAGATGGACTTGCTCCTGATGCCCAAGAATTATGGAAGTAGACTGGTTCAGTGgcctctctttcttctttccaCCAAGGTGAGTTTTGTTCCTCTCTCCTGTATTAAAAACTCAATGTTTAAGTGTGGCTATATGTGGACATTTCTTAGTGAAAATCTGTTTTCATATTTATCTACTGTAGATATTATTGGCCACAGAGATTGCTGCTGAGAGTAAGTCACAAGAGGAGATTGTGAAGAGGATCGAAAAGGATGCCTATATGAAGTATGCTGTTGAAGAAGTCTATTACAGCCTTGAACGTGTCCTAATAACAACGCTGGAAGCCGAGGGGAAGATTTGGTAATGGGTTTTGTCAGCCCTAAGATGACTTTGCTGGATGGATAAGTGATGATATTTATTGTGAATATTATTTTGTAGGGTGGACAGAATCTTCAGAGACATCCGGACCAGCATAACTATGAGAACTATACATCTTGATTTTACGTTGAAGAAACTCTCCCTTGTTATCACGAGAGTGACTGCACTCTTAGGAGTCCTGGTATTCACATTACCATGCTTATTATTATGTCTTTCTCAGAAAGTGTAACCGgatcttaattattattattatagtaGTAGTACTAATCTTCAAAATATTGTACTTTCCATTGTTATATTAGTACTGatcttcatattttttttttcttggacagaaagaaaatgaaacacCGGAGAATGCAGCAGCGGTTACCAAAGCACTTCAAGATCTATACGATGTTATGCGGCTTGACATATTAGCTGTTGATATGAGGTACATACAAACTCGATGATTTGGCAACAATCCTATTCTTTTCTTTGCTTCCAAAAATATGTTGCTTGGTGTAGGGGTCACTATGACGCGTGGAACGTGATAACTCGAGCATCGAATGAAGGTCGTCTGTTTACAAAGTTGAAATGGCCTAAAGATCCCGAGATGGTACAttgatgatatatataaatatattcattgtCAAAGGCTATAACTGCACCGATTCAGTCGTTTACTTCTTTGTGGTTTACAGAAAGCTCTCGTCAAAAGATTGTACTCTCTACTTACCATCAAAGACTCTACAGCGCCGCATGTTCCTAGAAATCTTGAGGCCAGACGCAGACTTCAATTCTTCACCAATTCTCTTTTCATGGATGTGCCACAACCAAAGCCTGTCCACCAGATGTTATCCTTCAGGTATTTCATGTTCCACATTTCCAtcatttttttccaaataaCCTCTTACTATATCTTCcctttaaactttttttttcaagtgTCTTCACTCCATATTGTTCTGAGGTTGTGCTGTATAGCATGGCTGAACTCACAAAGAGAAATGAGGATGGGATATCAATCTTGTTTTACCTTCAGAAAATATATCCAGGTGTGACATTTGCCTagctttttttttcatgtttctTACTGTTAAGTTGATTCTGccttaaattttgtaattacCATCATAGATTGATGCCTAATATATTctcaataaatatatttttgatgtttgaataaaaattagatcaaaaactagttttcattaaaatttgataatgTTGCAGATGAGTGGAAAAATTTTCTCGCACGAATAGGAAAAGATGAAAATGCGTTAGAAGGTGATCTACATAATGAGAGAGACATACTTGAACTTCGATTTTGGGCTTCGTACCGTGGACAAACGTTAGCTAGAACAGGTAGGTAAAACAAATCGCTgcattttttttgctttcttggGGATAACTGTTTCACTTCAAGATCTGATAGCTTATGTGTGTTATCTGGCAATATTATATCTGCAGTTCGAGGGATGATGTATTATAGGAAAGCTCTCATGCTTCAGTCTTATCTGGAAAGAAAAGCTGGAACAGGTAAGATCAGGCTAAGTGCTTTCTAATACACATAATCATTTTTGGTCAAGCTTTTTTTCTCAAGGGATATCTCATCACCAGTTACAGACGAGGAATCCACACTTTATGGTAATAACCCAACGGATGCTGAAGGATTTGAGTTATCTCCTGAAGCAAGGGCCCAAGCAGATCTAAAGTTTACATATGTTGTCACATGCCAAATGTATGGAAGACAGAAAGAAGATCAAAAACCTGAAGCTGCTGACATTGCACTGCTAATGCAAAGGTAATAATTAGACACCTTTTCTGGTTTTCTATACCTTAAAGTCTAGAGCTTCTGCCTATCATTGTGTTATTACAAAGCTGATCTGTTTCATTTATTTTGTCAGAAACGAAGCCCTTCGCATTGCCTACATCGATGTTGTTGATACTCTTAAAGAGGTTAAATATCATAAAGAATATTATTCAAAACTTGTGAAGGCCGACATCGATGGAAAGGATAAGGTACACCGTGATCATCTGTGAAGTTGATATATCGGTGTTTTTACTAGTTTATAATCTATGTTTTGAATCTTTCATCCAATCAAAGTATgtgatttagaaaatattttgacTCGATAAACGACTCAAGACATAAGTTATAAACTAGTAAAAACACCAATACAGTATATTAGAAATCACAAAACTAGTGTTCTTGTTTCCTAATGttaaaaacatgtaaatatgctTTAAGTTCAAAACATGTAAAAATGCTATAAGTGGTTTTATTCTGGCTATGCaggaaatttactccataagaTTGCCTGGGGATCCAAAACTTGGCCAAGGCAAAGCTGAGAATCTAAACCATGCCATTGTGTTTACTCGCGGAAATGCAGTCCAGACTATTGATGTGAATCAAGTGAGTATGCCTTCTTTCAAGATCTTCTATGCTTTTGTTATAGTTAAGTTTTCTGGAAGTTTATATAACATAAGCTTTGTAAAGAGTATATTGAATTACAGTTTGGAGTTGGACATCTCATCACATTGTGAATGCACCTGAATCTTCTATCATGATTACATGCCTGCTTTACATTCTTTTCGTGCTAGCTAAATACATCTTCAACCTTTATTTGTTAGGATAATTACTTTGAAGAAGCCTTGAAGATGAGAAATCTTTTGGAAGAATTCGATAGGGACCATGGTATAAGACCACCTACCATTCTTGGAGTTCGGGAACATGTATTTACTGGAAGGTGTGAACACCAGACATTCGtatatatctattttcttattttatatatacttcATCTTACATTAACTGTTTATGATGCAGTGTCTCCTCCTTGGCCTCTTTCATGTCCAATCAAGAAACTACCTTTGTAACTCTTGGCCAACGAGTACTGGCAAAACCCTTGAAGTAAGTTATTACTACCACCAATAAGTTTATTTTCCTTGACTTAAAAACTCATATGGAATCCTTATTCTGTCAGGATCCGCATGAATTATGGTCATTCAGATGTCTTTGACAGAGTTTTCCATATCACACGTGGTGGTATCAGCAAGGCCTCTCGGGTCATCAATGCTAGTGAAGATATCTTTGCTGGTAAGAACATACACAAATGGTTAAAAAATGAATGTTGAGCCCATTTTGATGCTATGATTTTTCAGGTTTAAACTCAACTCTACGTCAAGGGAATATTACTCATCATGAGTATATTCAAGTATGCACTTTAAACTctttacaatttaaaaaaaaaatgaaccgtatatatatacatatgtattaattttatttacagGTGGGCAAAGGGAGAGATGTGGGGCTCAACCAAATAGCTCTGTTTGAAGGGAAGGTTGCTGGTGGTAATGGTGAACAGGTTCTTAGTAGAGATGTATACAGACTTGGCCAGCTTCTTGATTTCTTTAGAATGATGTCATTCTACTTCACAACAGTTGGCTTCTATTTCTGTACAATGGTATGTCCGTCCTCTTGTATCTGGTGCTGTTACTGAAGTTTAATACTGATGATTTGACATTTTACATGGTCTCTTGCAGTTGACGGTGCTTACTCTGTATATTTTCTTGTATGGGAAGGCATACCTGGTAAGCATGGTTACCTATTCTGGTTAAGATGCTGGGTGAAGGTCTCTAATCCCCTACTTGTGTTTGAAATTGGATAGGCGTTTTCTAGAGTTGGAGCTACTATTCGAGAAAGAGCTATTCTTGTGAACAATACTGCACATAGCGCCGCCCTCAGCGTTCAGTTTCTGCTTCAGATTGGTGTCTTCACTGCTGTGCCAATGATTCTAGGCTTTATTTTGGAACATGGTTTTCTCCAGGTATTTGACTAGAATCTCTGGAGACTGGCATGTGCTCTGAGAATGCACATTCCTCTACTTGATTATCTACAGAACAATGAAGCATGTGTTCACTGATGACATATAGTCATTTGGTGAAAATGAGCTAATTTACTTTTGTGTGTTTTGGTTGAAAGTAGAGCTTGTTTATTTAACAATCTTTCATTTTGTAGGCCATTGTAAGTTTCACAGCTATGCAGTTTCAGCTGTGTACCGTCTTCTTCACATTTTCTCTTGGCACAAGAGCCCATTATTTTGGACGGACACTTCTCCACGGTGGTGCTAGTGTTTGTCAACAGTACCAAGCCACTAGAAGAGGGTTTGTACTCAAGCATATCAAATTTTCTGAGAACTACCGTCTTTATTCCAGAAGTCATTTTGTTAAAGGGTATCTCTCCTCTTATACTCTTTGTGTCTTATGTCTATACATTTCAatggtatgtttttttttctctaggaTGGAGGTTATACTCTTACTGGTTGTCTACCTTGCTTATGGAAATGATGAGGCTGGTTCTGTTTCCTACATACTTCTGACGGTTAGCAGCTGTTTCTTGGCTTTCTCTTGGCTCTTTGCTCCTTACATGTTCAACCCTTCTGGATTTGAGAGGCAAAAGTAAGTAGTGCTTGTCTGATTTAGTGTTGTGTTGTTGAGCAACATGTTCCCTCATGGAGCAAGATTTGTTTTCTCCTTCCAGAGTGGTGGAAGACTTCAAAGAATGGACAAAGTGGCTCTTTTATAGAGGTGGTGGGATTGGTGTGGAAGGAGCTGAAAGCTGGGAAGCATGGTGGGAAGAAGAACTGGTAAGAGTACTCCATTTCCAGATTTTGTAAATCTTGTTTAATCCGGGAAACTAATATCTTATCAACAGTCTCACATTGGGACCTTGAGTGGGAGGATGGTGGAGACCATATTAAGTCTACGATTCTTTATCTTCCAGTATGGTATTGTCTACAAACTGAACGTGCATGGATCAGATACATCATTTGCGGTACAATGTTTTATCTTTGTCTACACTTTAGCATATCATATACACTATTTGCAGTCTTAGCGTCATAGTTTTCATTTTAAGACCATCTGATATAATCAATCACTTGTGATAATGTTGGTTACGGTGCCATTTTTGGGGTTTTTAATGATGTTTTGAATGTGTGTAGTATGACCTGGCTGGTGTGTCTAGGCGGGATTTGTATTAATTTTATTAGTCTTCTTATCTTGTTTATCTTCTAATGTATTTATAACTTTTAGTTTTAGAGTGTAACTTACATTGCAAGAAACAACATGTCTTGTACTTCCATGAGTATGAAACTAGTTGAAGAGTAGCAGAACttatttgtgatttgttatCAAAGTTTCTTTATGATCTTTGCTGTGAAGGCAGCTGCTTAATAATATAGTACTTGTACATGTGCAGGTGTATGGTTGGTCATGGGCTGCATTTGCGGtgattttagttattttcaaGGTTGGTTTATTCATTTTCTAATAAACTTAATTCTCTTTGAGCATATTGCATTACATGATTCTGATATATCTAACATTCGGATGTACATTGAAACAGGTCTTTGCCTTTATTCAGAAGATTGCTGTCAGTTTTCGGCTTGTGCGTAGGTTTATACAAGGCCTTGCCTTATTGGTGTCTCTAGCTGGTATAATCGTAGCGGTTGTGCTGACAGAGTTGTCAGTGCAAGACATATTTGCTAGTGTTTTAGCCTTTTTACCAACAGGATGGGGAATCCTTTCTGTAAGTTTCTTTCTTATCACCTTGTTACCTTCAGTTTCTAATCTCTTTGGAGTTCAGTTTAACAATGTACTATCTCTTGTTGTAGATTGCGTGTGCTTGGAAGCCACCCATTAAGCGGATTGGGATGTGGGAATCAGTACGTTCCCTGGCAAGGCTGTATGATGCAGGAATGGGAATGCTCATATTTCTTGCCAGTGCGTTCTTATCGTTGTTCCCGTTTGTCTCTACCTTCAAACACGTATGATGTTTAACCAAGTGTTTAGTTGAATGCTATCAGTGTATATAAATGTGTTTTTCTTTATTAGTTTTATGAGTTAACGAGTGTAGTAGTAGTAGAAAATGAATGAGAGCCTATTTGTAAAATTTGAAGCATTTTAAGACTTTTGTAGATTCGGTACATGTTGCAAGTCAGACTTGTGTAGTATTGTTGTGTACATATGTTGCTTGAAGACAAAGCGAAGATCAAACTGCATGTGACTCTTCTGGTGATGGTGATTCGACTGGTCTCCCTCTGATCTTCGCTGCCAATCTTGATAACAATTGCTTAAGCCCACCTGCTTTCTTTCATGCAAGAGAAAACAATACAATCATATAAACACTAGAATCCATGTCAATTTTGCCATCTGAATTGAAAGCCTCAGTTTATTTTGAAAATCCTCAGCCCTAGAGCATTTGGTGACTAACCTTAGCTTTTGAGAAACCTTTCCTCTGCACCAATTCATCATAGCTTTGATTGATAATAAccgaataaaaaataaaaaggtttgATTTGGAATAGACGTGGAAACTCCTTTAGTTTAGCGGTTTGACTAAAAGTTCATTAATAATTCTACACTGACAATATACGGTTCAAATCTCAGAAAATCCAAATTATCGAATAAAAGTTACAAGGATTGAAATAGAGTTCATATCAtgctaccaaaaaaaaaatcggttCAGTTTGGTAACTTTTTGATTAACACTAATAAGTAATAAACTGAAAATCGAATAACCCGACCTAAACTGAATAAACCGGAAATCCATGCCCAGACGTGAGACCATATAATTACTCAACAGATTGGATCGTATCTACAAGATAATAGTTATTTACAAACTGAGCTATGTGACAACTACATATTAATCAATTTGTGAGATAgatacaagaaaaaaaagtttcccATTTGCAGAGAGAAAAGGAAGAGAGATACAGCCGCCCCTGCTCCTCCCTACAAGTCAAGACCTGTATCTTTTCCGGTGACCGGCGCGTGGCGGCTCTGTTAGCGCCACCGCCGGTCAAATCCTTCATAGTTTCTCGTCCTTTAGGTGTTGTTCTTTTCTGTGTTTAGATCTGTCCAGTTTTCGGGTTGATTGTCTTGAGAGCTCGTGGCTTGGAATGGTTTGTCAGATTTTCCGTGAGTCCCGTTGTATGCTGAAGCCAttgttctttattttgtttatgcGGCTATGGCCGTGGTTGGTTTTGGCTGCACATGGTTTCGTCTAGATCTAGAACAAACCCTTCACTGGTTTGCGTGTCCGTTCAAGTTTGTCTTACCCAAATCTCTTCTTTCGTGTCCAAGGAGTTTGGTGTAGTGAGTTTCACAGCTCGGTCTATCTAGTGGAATGGTGTTGTTGGTTTATTCTTTATAGGGAGGTTCGTGGCTTTACTAGTGGGTTCCTAAGCTTGCAATTTTTCGGTTCCTTGGTAGTGATTTGAACGCTATCCTGTCCTTTGTTGCCGCTTTCTTTCTGTTTCGGTGGGTTTTGGCGGGTTTAGACTTCGTTGGTCTCCAGATCTGTTGAGATTGGAGTGGTCTTTGTAGGGCTTTTATTGAGGCGTTGTTTGGTCGCATGAAGTGCGTCACCGCCGTATCCGGAAGTGTGCGTGACCCTAGAGTGGTTCTATCTTGCCGGGTTATAAAGTCTGGGTTCTTTGGTTTAGAGAGGAGTGCTCTCTGTTGGTAGAAGTTGATGTTATCGTTCGGTGGGCCGTGGGCGACAACGATAAATCTCGTTCAGAGTTCAGAAGTGTTTGGATGTATCGAGATGTTGCAAGCTGAAGGTGTTAGTTCCTCTATGAGGTTTTGAATTTCCTTATTTTGGATTTGTATTGTAAGCTACCCCGATGTGGGTTTCAGTCGCCTGTTTCTTAGGCTCTTGTTGCTGGGGATTTCTTGTTTTTCCGCCAGTTTAGGTATCAAACATTGTAATCGTTGCTTCGAATGAATTTTAtcagacggaaaaaaaaaagacaactaCATATTATGTCGAGAGAATCCTCTGTAAACATGTTACTATATGGTACAAAATTAAAGGATGGGCATTGGATGAATAATTGACGCGAGTGGAAACTGACTTAAATGATTTCTAATCCATTAAATATAAAGTCAAATGGCTCAGACTGGAATGTATAGAATTTGGTTTACTACCGTGTGTGAACGTTCTACACAATATCAAAATCGTAGATGGAGAAGTCaacattttgtatttttttataaggaAAGCATGACACTGACTTTTGTGACGCATTTGACTTACTGCTTTTGGGTCATTGATGACGTAATTACACTCACTGTCGTTGCAGACTAAACCTATTAAAGTATCCAAggaataaaatacaaattaagcagaaaaaacacaaaacattaTGGTTAGATTCTCCACCAGATGAAAATTGGAAAAGGGTAATTCATATAAACCAAACGTCACTGTGAAACTAGGTGAGTACCACAATTATAGATAATCTATAATACAAATCTCCGAAAAAATCTCAATATTATTATGTTGGAATAAATTTCGGTCTCATATGATTGTTGCGTGTTAAATGATAATTTGCTTAAACGGTAATCACTATTTAAACGGGCACTCTGAACCTTTATTTCTCACAAAACATCCCAACGGCAACATAAAGAAAGCCGCTCCACTACAGTGAAAAGCTCCGCCACAACCCCCGTGGAAACGATGTCGTTTCACGACAGTTCTATCACCACCTTCCTCGGGCTTCAACTACTTCTGCTCTTCTTCTGCTTTCTCTCTTCGGCAAGCTTCTCTGACGCTATCCCATCAACGTTGGACGGTCCATTCACTCCGGTGACGATTACACTAGACACCTCTCTCCGGGGAAAAGCAGTTGATTTGCCCGACTCCGATCCACGTGTCCAACGCTACGTCACCGGCTTCCAGCCGGAGCAGATTTCTCTAGCTCTCTCCTCCAATTATGACTCCATATGGGTCTCTTGGATCACAGgttcattttcattttattacCAACTCTTTTACTTTTTTCAGTTACTTGTATATAAAGTTAGGTCTTGTGGCTCTGTTGAACAAAAGATAAGATTCTTTTACTACAAGTTTCTATTTCACTAATGAAACTCTTGTTGTGTCTGAAAGGTGAGTTCCAAATCGGTACGAACGTGAAGCCGTTAGATCCGACAAGCATCGCCAGTATTGTCCAGTTCGGTACTTTGGGGGACTCACTGATTCATACAGCCACAGGATCTTCACTTGTTTATAGTCAACTTTACCCTTTTGAGGGCCTCCTTAACTATACTTCTGGAATCATACACCATGTTCGCATTACAGGTTCTTCTTTTACCTTCTTTCATGATTTTAGCTTATATATATAGACCACCCCATGTGTTGCATAGTGtgtgtattttttaaatgaaatgaCAACCCTTACTAGAATTAAAACAACTGCTTTTGCTAGTTGTAAAGCAAACCAAATGAACATGTAACGCTTTAATTtgcaaaatattttgtaaaaagtCAGAATGTTCTAGCTTTtcaaattattgttttaaaggTTACATAAAAGTAcagataaaaaattaatgagtcatttttaagtttattttaatcaaaaagttGACAATTTGGAGGTCATACCACCTATATAAAATTTGAAGgccaaatataatatatatatttttttcaaatagaaTTATTTATCCGGCTATGCCCAGATTCGACCATACTAAACAAGTTATTAAATCGACTCTTGATAATGATTTGGTTTTTGAAACGCAGGGCTGCAACCAAGTACTGTCTATTACTATCGGTGTGGGGATCCTTCACATGGTATGAGTAAGATACACCATTTCAAGACAATGCCGGTTTCTAGCCCCTCGAGTTACCCCAGCCGAATAGCAATTGTGGGTGATACTGGTCTCACTTACAACACAACAGCTACAATTAGCCACTTGGTTCAGAACTCTCCTGATCTTGTTTTACTGGTCGGTGACGTGAGTTACGCAAACTTGTATCTAACGAACGGGACTAGCTCGGATTGTTATTCTTGCAATTTCTCAAATACGCCTATACACGAGACGTATCAGCCACGTTGGGATTATTGGGGTAGGTTTATGGAGAATCTGACTTCTACAGTTCCTCTTATGGTGGTTGAAGGAAACCATGAGCTTGAGTTGCAGGCTGGGAACAAGACATTTGAAGCTTATAGCTCAAGATTCGCATTCCCTTATGTAGAAAGTGGCTCCACTTCGaagttttattattcttttaaTGCTGGTGGGATTCACTTTGTTATGCTTGGTGCCTACATCGACTTTGATAGATCAGGTTTGATATTCTTCGACTCTGACCTCTATGTTTACATGTTTGTGTGCGTTTTTACTAAGGTTTCTTGTTCGGTTTTTGGCAGGGGAACAATACGAGTGG comes from the Brassica rapa cultivar Chiifu-401-42 chromosome A01, CAAS_Brap_v3.01, whole genome shotgun sequence genome and includes:
- the LOC103849469 gene encoding callose synthase 9 isoform X2, translating into MSRVEALWERLVNAALRRDRTGESAGGGCPGEGRDIDDILRAADELQADDPVIARILCEHAYSLAQKLDPNSESVSVLQFRTGLMSVIKQRDEKREVETINRSQDINRLQGFYQRYREKNNVDTLKEEEKQLCESGAFTDELEQKTVERKRVFANLKVLEHVLEQVSKEIFEELKHANDSDAAMSHEDTVAYNIVPFDAPVTANATTAFCEVQAAVTALKYFPGLPKLPAEFPLPATRNADMLDFLHYIFGFQRDSVSNQREHIILLLSNEQSRLNIPGETEHKLDDAAVSNVFLKSLDNYIKWCDYLCIQPSWRNLEAISGEKKLLYLSLYFLIWGEAANIRFLPECLCYIFHHMVREMDEILRQQVARPAESCRPVDSCGSEDDVSFLDHVISPLYEVVSAEAFNNGNGRVPHSAWRNYDDFNEYFWSLQSFELGWPWRTSSSFFQKPRPRAKFELKPGREKHRGKTSFVEHRTFLHLYHSFHRLWIFLAMTFQALAIVAFNEKSLASRKTLREILSLGPTYVVMKFSKSVLDVFMMYGAYSTTRRLAVYRMFLRLIWFGLASVFISFLYVRALQEDSKPNSDSVMFTLYVIVIAIYGGVQFFFGVLMRIPACHNIANKCDGWTVVRFFKWMWRQERHYVGRGMYEKTSDFIKYLLFWLVVLSAKFSFAYFLQIEPLVSPTRMIVKHGNYNALTVASLWAPVASIYLLDIHIFYTLVSAFLGFFLGVRDRLGKIRSLEEIHKQFKKFPGAFMRALHVPITNRSWDPSHEVVDKKNRVEAAHFAPFWNQIIKCLREEDYITDFEMDLLLMPKNYGSRLVQWPLFLLSTKILLATEIAAESKSQEEIVKRIEKDAYMKYAVEEVYYSLERVLITTLEAEGKIWVDRIFRDIRTSITMRTIHLDFTLKKLSLVITRVTALLGVLKENETPENAAAVTKALQDLYDVMRLDILAVDMRGHYDAWNVITRASNEGRLFTKLKWPKDPEMKALVKRLYSLLTIKDSTAPHVPRNLEARRRLQFFTNSLFMDVPQPKPVHQMLSFSVFTPYCSEVVLYSMAELTKRNEDGISILFYLQKIYPDEWKNFLARIGKDENALEGDLHNERDILELRFWASYRGQTLARTVRGMMYYRKALMLQSYLERKAGTDEESTLYGNNPTDAEGFELSPEARAQADLKFTYVVTCQMYGRQKEDQKPEAADIALLMQRNEALRIAYIDVVDTLKEVKYHKEYYSKLVKADIDGKDKEIYSIRLPGDPKLGQGKAENLNHAIVFTRGNAVQTIDVNQDNYFEEALKMRNLLEEFDRDHGIRPPTILGVREHVFTGSVSSLASFMSNQETTFVTLGQRVLAKPLKIRMNYGHSDVFDRVFHITRGGISKASRVINASEDIFAGLNSTLRQGNITHHEYIQVGKGRDVGLNQIALFEGKVAGGNGEQVLSRDVYRLGQLLDFFRMMSFYFTTVGFYFCTMLTVLTLYIFLYGKAYLAFSRVGATIRERAILVNNTAHSAALSVQFLLQIGVFTAVPMILGFILEHGFLQAIVSFTAMQFQLCTVFFTFSLGTRAHYFGRTLLHGGASVCQQYQATRRGFVLKHIKFSENYRLYSRSHFVKGMEVILLLVVYLAYGNDEAGSVSYILLTVSSCFLAFSWLFAPYMFNPSGFERQKVVEDFKEWTKWLFYRGGGIGVEGAESWEAWWEEELSHIGTLSGRMVETILSLRFFIFQYGIVYKLNVHGSDTSFAVYGWSWAAFAVILVIFKVFAFIQKIAVSFRLVRRFIQGLALLVSLAGIIVAVVLTELSVQDIFASVLAFLPTGWGILSIACAWKPPIKRIGMWESVRSLARLYDAGMGMLIFLASAFLSLFPFVSTFKHV
- the LOC103849469 gene encoding callose synthase 9 isoform X1 — encoded protein: MSRVEALWERLVNAALRRDRTGESAGGGCPGEGRDIDDILRAADELQADDPVIARILCEHAYSLAQKLDPNSESVSVLQFRTGLMSVIKQRDEKREVETINRSQDINRLQGFYQRYREKNNVDTLKEEEKQLCESGAFTDELEQKTVERKRVFANLKVLEHVLEQVSKEIFEELKHANDSDAAMSHEDTVAYNIVPFDAPVTANATTAFCEVQAAVTALKYFPGLPKLPAEFPLPATRNADMLDFLHYIFGFQRDSVSNQREHIILLLSNEQSRLNIPGETEHKLDDAAVSNVFLKSLDNYIKWCDYLCIQPSWRNLEAISGEKKLLYLSLYFLIWGEAANIRFLPECLCYIFHHMVREMDEILRQQVARPAESCRPVDSCGSEDDVSFLDHVISPLYEVVSAEAFNNGNGRVPHSAWRNYDDFNEYFWSLQSFELGWPWRTSSSFFQKPRPRAKFELKPGREKHRGKTSFVEHRTFLHLYHSFHRLWIFLAMTFQALAIVAFNEKSLASRKTLREILSLGPTYVVMKFSKSVLDVFMMYGAYSTTRRLAVYRMFLRLIWFGLASVFISFLYVRALQEDSKPNSDSVMFTLYVIVIAIYGGVQFFFGVLMRIPACHNIANKCDGWTVVRFFKWMWRQERHYVGRGMYEKTSDFIKYLLFWLVVLSAKFSFAYFLQIEPLVSPTRMIVKHGNYNALTVASLWAPVASIYLLDIHIFYTLVSAFLGFFLGVRDRLGKIRSLEEIHKQFKKFPGAFMRALHVPITNRSWDPSHEVVDKKNRVEAAHFAPFWNQIIKCLREEDYITDFEMDLLLMPKNYGSRLVQWPLFLLSTKILLATEIAAESKSQEEIVKRIEKDAYMKYAVEEVYYSLERVLITTLEAEGKIWVDRIFRDIRTSITMRTIHLDFTLKKLSLVITRVTALLGVLKENETPENAAAVTKALQDLYDVMRLDILAVDMRGHYDAWNVITRASNEGRLFTKLKWPKDPEMKALVKRLYSLLTIKDSTAPHVPRNLEARRRLQFFTNSLFMDVPQPKPVHQMLSFSVFTPYCSEVVLYSMAELTKRNEDGISILFYLQKIYPDEWKNFLARIGKDENALEGDLHNERDILELRFWASYRGQTLARTVRGMMYYRKALMLQSYLERKAGTVTDEESTLYGNNPTDAEGFELSPEARAQADLKFTYVVTCQMYGRQKEDQKPEAADIALLMQRNEALRIAYIDVVDTLKEVKYHKEYYSKLVKADIDGKDKEIYSIRLPGDPKLGQGKAENLNHAIVFTRGNAVQTIDVNQDNYFEEALKMRNLLEEFDRDHGIRPPTILGVREHVFTGSVSSLASFMSNQETTFVTLGQRVLAKPLKIRMNYGHSDVFDRVFHITRGGISKASRVINASEDIFAGLNSTLRQGNITHHEYIQVGKGRDVGLNQIALFEGKVAGGNGEQVLSRDVYRLGQLLDFFRMMSFYFTTVGFYFCTMLTVLTLYIFLYGKAYLAFSRVGATIRERAILVNNTAHSAALSVQFLLQIGVFTAVPMILGFILEHGFLQAIVSFTAMQFQLCTVFFTFSLGTRAHYFGRTLLHGGASVCQQYQATRRGFVLKHIKFSENYRLYSRSHFVKGMEVILLLVVYLAYGNDEAGSVSYILLTVSSCFLAFSWLFAPYMFNPSGFERQKVVEDFKEWTKWLFYRGGGIGVEGAESWEAWWEEELSHIGTLSGRMVETILSLRFFIFQYGIVYKLNVHGSDTSFAVYGWSWAAFAVILVIFKVFAFIQKIAVSFRLVRRFIQGLALLVSLAGIIVAVVLTELSVQDIFASVLAFLPTGWGILSIACAWKPPIKRIGMWESVRSLARLYDAGMGMLIFLASAFLSLFPFVSTFKHV